The Desulfovibrio sp. sequence CTCGGGCAAGGTTGTTGCCTTTGGAGGCCGGGTGATGGGAGAAGGGGAGCCCAAATATTTGAACAGCTCCGATTCGGTGGTCTACAAGAAGGGCGACCATCTTTACGGGCTGCACCAGGCCCGTCCGTATTTGTCCCGCGCGGGCAGGGCACTTTTGACTGAAGGATACCTGGACGTTATCGCCCTGCACCAGCACGGTTTCCCTGAAGCCGTGGGTGTGCTCGGCACGGCGCTGACGCAGCCGCAGGTAAAGCGCCTTACAGGCTTCACCCGCCAGGTTACCCTTGTTTTCGACGGCGACTCCGCCGGTGAAAAAGCGGCCTTTCGCAGTGCCCAGATGCTCTTGTCCCAGGGCGCGGAATGCCGGGTTGTGCTTTTGCCCAAAGGTGAAGATGCCGACAGCCTGCTCAAATCGGGCGGGCCGGAAGCGTTCCAGAGCTTTCTGGATTCGGCCCGCGAGGGGCTGGATTTTTGCCTGTCCAACGTGCGCTCGCGCTCCTCGAAAGAGGTGGTGGACTGGGCGCTGGAATTTTTGGACGAACTGGACTCCGACGGAATAAGGGCCGCCATGCTCACCCGCCTGGCCCATGGGCTGGGAATCGGGGAGCATGAGCTGCGCAAATTGGCCGTTGTAAGGGCCAAGGGCCGCGCCAGCCGGGAGGGCGAAAAGACCGCGCCCCCCAAGGCCAAGCCCATGAGCGCTGACGCCAAGAAGGACGCCCAGATGTTGGAGTTTGCCATCCGTTGCCCCTCCTACATACCGGAGATGGAGCGGATGAATGTTTTCGAGTCCCTGGCCACGGATAGGGCCAGGGCCTTTTGGCGTCTTCTCGCTCAGTTCGGCCAGTACGACGTGCTGCCCTATCTGGATGAGCGCCAGAAGAGCTTCTGGGGACAATGCGCCAGCAAGGAGCCTCTCTCCGATGAGGAGGCGAAAGGCTGGTGGGAGGACATAACGGCCCACGCCGGACGCGTTCGGGCCGAGGAACGCAGGCGCGAACTCATAGAGGCCATGCGCTTGGCGCGCGAGCAGGGCGACTCCGATGAGGAGAAACGCCTTATGGCCGCATTCAGCGAGCTTGTTGGGAGGGATCAGTGAGCAACATCAAGGATATCCAGCAGATCAAAACCCTTATCGCCAAGGGCAAGGAAAAGGGCTTCCTCACCTTCGAGGAAGTCAACAAGGCCTTGCCCACGGAGCTGTCCACCAATCCGGACCAGATTGAGGAAGTGATCTCCATTTTCGACTCCATGGACATAGCCATAGTCGATTCCGAAAAGGAAATGCGTAAAATTGAGGTCATGCCCGCCGAGGGCGAGGAAGCTCCGGACGAAGCCGCGCTGGAACTCACCGAAACCGAGGACGCGCTGGACTACTCCTCGCGCTCCACCGACCCCGTGCGCATGTACCTGCGCGAGATGGGCGCCGTGCCGCTTCTGGACCGCGACGGCGAGGTGACCATCGCCAAGAAGATCGAGAACGGCGAGATGGACGTTCTCTACGCCTTGGTGGAAGTGCCGGTCGCCCTGGAAGAACTCATCCAGGTGGGCGAGGATCTGAAACAGGGCCGCATTAAGCTTAAAGACGTGGTCAAGACCATCGAGGAAGACGATCCCTCCGAAGACGAGATGAACCAGCGCTCGCGCGTCATCCTTCTTTTGGACGAGCTCAAGGCCATCTTCAAGAAGCGCCGCAAGGTCTACACCAAGCTCGACTCCTGCGCC is a genomic window containing:
- the dnaG gene encoding DNA primase, with amino-acid sequence MKNDPRAIQALKSRLNIADVVKRYLALRPAGARLVGLCPFHNEKTASFSVSPEKGVFYCFGCQASGDVIDFYCRINGLDFREGLEQLAREAGIALAEFKPDPQEEKKRRLRQAASDMHSLARDYFRDCLRGPAGESAKDYLARRGVSQEMAERFQLGFAPQDYHGLERHLGTKGFKPYEAVASGLLVQGDDGRVWDRFRQRLMFPIHEVSGKVVAFGGRVMGEGEPKYLNSSDSVVYKKGDHLYGLHQARPYLSRAGRALLTEGYLDVIALHQHGFPEAVGVLGTALTQPQVKRLTGFTRQVTLVFDGDSAGEKAAFRSAQMLLSQGAECRVVLLPKGEDADSLLKSGGPEAFQSFLDSAREGLDFCLSNVRSRSSKEVVDWALEFLDELDSDGIRAAMLTRLAHGLGIGEHELRKLAVVRAKGRASREGEKTAPPKAKPMSADAKKDAQMLEFAIRCPSYIPEMERMNVFESLATDRARAFWRLLAQFGQYDVLPYLDERQKSFWGQCASKEPLSDEEAKGWWEDITAHAGRVRAEERRRELIEAMRLAREQGDSDEEKRLMAAFSELVGRDQ